The genomic stretch ATTCCTCCTGCATAGTCCGTGTTTCAGGCCTGATATTCCGAAAGTAGAAAGCAAGCTTCATCATCGGAATAAAAGAGCATGGGGCCAAAAAAGCCCCATTTCTATCATTCAATTCTTTAGGAACTTATAGATTCCCCAATCGTTCTTGTACTAGGGCTATGCAGAATTCCCGCAATGGCTCGATTTTGATATGGTCAAGAATTTCTCCTGCAAAAGCATAAAGCAGTAGGTTTTTGGCTTCTACTTTACCGATTCCTCTCGCTTGAAGGTAAAACAAGGCTTCATCATCTAGCTGACCAGTGGTACAGCCGTGGGAGCATTTTACATCGTCAGCCCATATTTCCAATTGTGGTTTGGTGTTGATGATGGCATCTTCGGACAAGAGGATGTTATTGTTTTGCTGGAAAGCATTGGTTTTCTGTGCATCTTGGCGCACAAAGATTTTTCCGTTAAACACACCTCTTGACTTATCTGCAAGCACGCCCTTATAGAGCTCATTGGACTCCGCATGCGGCATGGTATGATCCACATTGGTGTGGTTGTCCACATGGGTATTGCCGTTAAGCAAATACAGACCGTACATATTACCCTCACAGCCGCTGTCTCTTAGGTTAAGGGTTAGATTGTTTCGGATAAGGTCACCTTTAAGGGAGAGTGTCACTGTCGAAAGCGTGGCATCACGATGGATATCGGCTTCGAAGTTATTTACTTCTATCGCTGCTTCACTTTCGTTCTGTATTTTGTTAAAGTAAAGGTGTGCATTTTCATTGACCTTCACCTCCGTCAAGCTATTTAGAAAATAGGGATCATCATCTACGCTGATGATCCGTTCGATAAAGGTAGCCTCAGCATTGGCTTCTCCCTGGATAAATACCCTTGGTGCGATGACTTGGCCATCATTTGCCTGGCAAAAGTGCAGCAATAGGATAGGCTTTTCCACCACTTTATTTTTAGCGATGTGGATATGTAGCCCATCTTCAAATAACACCGTGTTCAAGGCATTAAACGGCTCCTTTTCGGGTTTTGCAATGGTGCCGATTTTGCTGGATGCATCAGCATCAAGATCCTGGAAAGCGGAGATGGTATAATTTTCTTCCGTAAAGGTA from Echinicola soli encodes the following:
- the sufD gene encoding Fe-S cluster assembly protein SufD — its product is MTTIAKNKLTDSFLDIARNASVGILPTLKQTAADILEKEGLPAPKAEEYKFTPISKKLENGISNLQVASKFSLTAEQVKAALIPELEADILVFNNGHFDATLSTFTEENYTISAFQDLDADASSKIGTIAKPEKEPFNALNTVLFEDGLHIHIAKNKVVEKPILLLHFCQANDGQVIAPRVFIQGEANAEATFIERIISVDDDPYFLNSLTEVKVNENAHLYFNKIQNESEAAIEVNNFEADIHRDATLSTVTLSLKGDLIRNNLTLNLRDSGCEGNMYGLYLLNGNTHVDNHTNVDHTMPHAESNELYKGVLADKSRGVFNGKIFVRQDAQKTNAFQQNNNILLSEDAIINTKPQLEIWADDVKCSHGCTTGQLDDEALFYLQARGIGKVEAKNLLLYAFAGEILDHIKIEPLREFCIALVQERLGNL